From the genome of Oxyura jamaicensis isolate SHBP4307 breed ruddy duck chromosome 2, BPBGC_Ojam_1.0, whole genome shotgun sequence:
AATGAGAGCACTCACAAAAGCACATGAAAGAGTATACTAGGGAAGAGCTTCTTGTATTTTCATACcaattctgaagaaagaaaaagtaacaaCCACAAGTCTCTAAAGGACAGGGATGGATGGAACGGATGGATGAATGGATGAATGAATGGATGGATGGccaaataaaaagggaaaggaacaaTCAGTAGTTTGTAGCACGCTAAGATATTATAGATACTCTTACAAGTATTAATCTGTTTCAGTtagcttttctgttctcttctaaTTACTAAATCTAGACATCACACAGTTATAAGATCTGTTCAAACTAATTCTTTTAATATatcaaaatctgtatttttaaaatcaataaatgcCTATAgggaaaaactgaattttataataaaatataatttaggaACAAACATAGCTGCAAGCACTTGTTTCATACTGTTACTATTCAGTTTCAATTAGAACAGGATGTAGGTCTCAGCTTTCAAGGAATGCAGCATAAAAATAGtaaacaacatgaaaataacatagataagagatttttaaataacttttttgttaCATTTGATTCTTGCTAATtggaaagtgagaaaaaagagaaaagtaacaCGTGACTTATAGCTTCAGCAACAATGCAAAGCTCAACCAGTTACTTCAACTCAGAATTACTGTAAATACAGAgtacaaaactaaaacaaataaatcacaagGGTGATTTGAACTGAGTATTACCTGCATAACACTCTCATATAAGTATCAGCAGAGGTCTACAAAGAAGGGAAGTTCAACACAATTTCTTGAGCATAATGGGTGCATGAAAGCTGAACTGCCTATTTTGCAAACTAGCATGAGACTGCTGATAGCTGGTGGAACTGGGCCTGCCATGTAAGTGCAGACcagcctgctctctgctgcGCTCCTTGATGCTGTGCTGAGTGCAGGACACTGGTGGCTGGGCCTCACAAGGCACCAGCAGGGAATGGGTATCCGGGCACGCATCTTCCCCTTCCACCACTGCCAGGGCTAAAGGGGGCCCAGGACGTGGGATTAGGTCCCATGCCTTCTGGTTTGTGTGCTCACTTGTAAACTAAGTTGTAACAGCATGGAGCTGAGTAAATACTGGTGTCTCATGAAAGGTtttcaagagagaaagagaaataaaagacagcACAGCAAAGGTTAAAAGGTCTTGAAATCACTCTGGATAAATTTTCACAATGGCATTGTGAGGCTGTCATCCCCTACCCTGCAAGCTACTTACAGAAGCCAGGCCCATTATCCGGGGGAATGTAAGGGATGAACATCCATCTGGACTTTGTCCAAAAGTAGTGTACGGTGTCTGAAACCAAGCCTTCTCATTAGCCCAAACCACGTCACACAGGGGCAATATAGATGCTCCAAGTCCAATGGCTGGGCCATTTACTGCTACAATAATAGGCTTCTTAAACTGAATAAAAGTATTCACAAAAttcctgaagagaaaaaaaaaacaaacgtactcatattaaaagcaaaatataccAGTCCTTGAGAACTCAGTAATAATTAATCTCTGCAGTAATGCCACTTTCAAATCCAACCTGATAATAGCTTGCTCTGACGTGACTTGAGGAGAGCAGCATATATTGTCTACCTAGACCTCAGAAAGGCTTTCATCACTGCCTCCATAAAACCCTTGTAAGGAAGCTGATGGAGTATGGACTCAATGAGCAGACGGTGAGGTGGACTGAAAATTGGCTGAATGACTGGGCCCAGCAGGTCGTGATCAGTGGAACAAAGTCTACTTGGAGGCCAGTTACCAGTGGTGTATCCTGGGAGTGCATACTGAGTCCAACCTGTTCAGCATCTTCATTCATAATCTGGACAGTGGGTTTAGCATAACCTCAGCAATTTTGTTGATGACAAaaaactgggaggagcagctgataTGCTAGAATGTtatgctgccatccagaggaacCTCTACAAGCTAGAGAAATGGGCTGAGAGGAGCCTCTCAAATGGAAGTGccaagtcctgcacctgaggaggaacagccccaggcacTGGTGTATACTGGGGGACAACCATAAGAATAGCAGCCTGGCAGGAAAAGACCTGGTGGCCCTGGTGGACACCACGCTGAGCATTTGCCTTGTGGCAAAGGAGGCTAATGGTATCGTGTGCTGCATTAGGAGGAGCGTCACCAGCAGGCCCCCCCTACTCAGCACTGGgatattgtgtccagttctgtgcTCCCCAGTAAAAGAGAGACGTGGGTATACACAACAAGGTCCGATGGAGGGCCACAAACCTGGTTAAGGGACTGCAGCAAATCacctatgaggaaaggctgagagctgggactgttgagcccagagaagagaaggcttgcAGTGGGGTGGATCTTATCAATATGTACAAacatctgaagggagggtgcaaagaagactgagccaggctcttctcggTGCCCAGTACCAGGACAAGAGGCCGTGGGCAAGAACTGAAACAGAGGAGCCATCCAAACATCAGGGAGCACTTCTCTACTGGCAGTGTGACTGAGCACAGGCACAGATTACCAGtgaggttgtggagtttccttccTTGATACAGAAGCATTTGTTATATTTCTGTCCCTTACAGCCCCCTCTTAGATGATGTGCTATACTATTAAGTTACAAATGTGTGTTCTCATCCTCACTGACACAAAAAGACAGTACATTCCAGTACTGTTAAAGTATGGATACTTAGGAGTTTCTCTGATCTGAAACACTAAATATCTTTGAGATATTCTtagtaaaaatacagatatgaaACATGGAAGGGAGAATTTCAACACTTCAAAAGAAAGATGCTGACATTTCTTAGTTAATAGTTATCACATATAATGATAAAGTTGTACATATTTAGTGCAAGTACATGACTCTTAAATTCTGAGGCCTGCTTAGAATACATTGTACATCATACAGCTGAGTCAGCACCTGTGAAGCAATCCTGTGTTCTGAATGACAGatgattttccattttagttTTAGATGCTGAATGTAGggttcttatttaaaaatattgggATTTCCTCATAATTTTAAAGTTCAGAGACATACTGGTAACTACTGAATGCAGGTTCTGAAGGAGTGTTAGTATTCTGGAAACATACAAGAGCTATTCCAAGATCTCAGGCCTTCAAAAGCAGAGTGTTCAAATTATAATCTGCTTCCTTGTACTTATGGATGTAATATCCATACATTTCTTCCTTAAACATTCTTCTAGTTTGTAGTAGCTCAgctcattttatttaaacattagGTTTGGAACCTAGCACTGGGATGATGTTCACGACTATTAGTCTAATTCTGTGAAATATCCATCATTCCACTGCTCTGTAGGCACTGTATCGTTACTCATTCAGTGCACATCTTGTGTCTTGTGTGTTAAATTAGTTTTCCAGAAACTTCATGGGTGTTTAAGTCTTTTAAAATTGGTTTCAGCTGGAGAAATATTATCATAATACCAGTTTTCATAGTAAAAGTTTAATAGTATAAATAGTGATGCATGAAATGACAACCCAAATAGAAATGGCCAGGGAGTATAAAGAAGTGCTGCACACTTATTGCATAGCAGGTGAACATCTGAGGTCTTGTTGAATTAGAGActtttgaaatagaaaagataAAGCAAGCCAGACTACACAATGAAGAATACCCATTCAGATGATTGAATATAGCTTTACATACCTAATAGCTTCTGCCATCttagtgctttctttttttctgtcatctgtTAAGCGTcgtataaaataaataaaatcaagaccACAGCAGAAAATGCTACCAACTGCACTAAACAGCACGAGTTTACTGtcatctgcagctgctgtgttcAGTGCACTTTGGACTTCCTTCATTacctgaaaaatcaaaaattcaTTAGAATCCTTTTATTATATCATTAAAAAGTAGCATACAGTTCTTTCCCCTCCATCATGAGAGATCTCAGTCTTCGACATCCTTAATTTTTCCTCAGGATCCATTTAACCATGATATTagaaaagttaatttcttttaattattcaaatattagaaagtaaacaaaaaacaaaacaaaaagcaagtgaccaaaaaaaaaagataccccaaaacaaccaaaaagaCCCACCAGTATTAGaagctttacattttaaaaagtaattatggTGAGACAATGAAAACTTTAAGAAAAGATCTATTAGATGTTATCATCTGTAACTACAGAATTcattcagcatttctgtaatTTGGACAGCAGATGGCATATGCAaccagttcagaaaaaaaaagaaacttaattCAGGCTAAAGTTTGTTTCAAGTTGTACTCGACAAATTGCCACATTTATTATAAAAGACAATCCATCAAAATATTCAGATAATGTGGCTAAATAAATTCATCAGAATTATACTAGAATTCAGTTGGATGTATAATATCTTACAAACAAATCTAAAGTGCCATTTTGCATATGCTTGTACCTGAATAAATGGTGCAAATTAGAGATTTATAATTCTTCCCATACCCTTACCCCCCAAAATCAGAATTGTTCTGACCTCTGGATTtagtgaattattttctgatgatTTCGTTGATAGCAAAATGTGTGTGAATCCATCTTGTTTCCTAACAACAATGTCTCTGTACCGGTATGCACTCTCAGTTTGTCGCACACTGAAACGTAGCCTTTTATCAAAAGGTTGATCTCTCCTGTCATCAATAAACCTCCGTTTGCTGGCTGTCACTCCTGTTACAGAAGTCTGTATGTTGGTTGTACCATTGGCTGCTAATGCTTCCATAAAGGTGGATGTACCTGTAAGATAGTTTAAACAGTAACCTTccattaataatattttaattagttcAGCAGTTTCAAGATTCCTGTTAGCATGAAAACACGCTAGTCATATTACTAAGAACACACATAAATATGAAACTCCCCTGGAAGTCAATGcaatattacagaaatatacactgtgcacagaacaaaattaaagtgGTAAAGGGATCCAGGCAAATGAATTTTATGTTTgtgagaaaagaagcaaagcagaccaagaaataaatttctttttagaaaggagggaaaggttTACTAAATGTTCTTAATACCAACATGCTTCAGTAGGTTtctacttgtttaaaaaaaaaaaaatcacacagtaTACTAAtactctgctttttcattttccaacaCTTTTAAGTGGTCTGACAGCATCAAGatcacaaaaagaaagcagatgtcttttgtttcaaaaaacacaaaaataataaatggaagaaaatgacacCTACAGCAAGTCAGATAAAGATCTTGATTGACAAGATCATATAAAGCATGGTAGTCtttaaaggaagacaaaaataaagacTATATTGCTTTGGGATGGAATCAAAACCCATGCAGTGATGGATATTTTAATGGATTCATAGACAATGAGATATTTCTCAAGTCTAAACAATTTTGCTATTAAAACTGGCAAATAGAGGATAGAGCATTATGTCTTTCTGGTCCTTTTCCCAGTAACTTAAACAGACAGAATTGGAAGGAATGCAAGTAAACAGGCCATTCTTCATAACACAGAAGTGACAGGTTTTTCTATAATCTACATTAGAGACAGAATATCAAATAATTAGCATTCATAAGAGAAAGTAAGAGAACATCTTGGATCTATTATCCATCTATATGATAAAAATTTCATGTAAACTATCCAAAAAGTTTGTCAGATCAAAGTAATCAAGTGTGCACGAGGGGTGGGattaaaaatgttggaaaaatgCATCACAGGCCAAGATACAAGAGGTCTGAAAGTcttttgctgaaaacagaagcataaGTCTATGTTAAAATCTCCTAGATACCTTCAGTCCTTATCTCACAAGATGTTCCAGGACATCATGCATAGGatgtcttttaaaaagctgagttaaaacacatttaattaacCACCTATTTACATGTCACTGGTGGATCTTGCTTCATTCTTCATTAACTTTCTGAAGAAGCTAGATTTGGAACATTTTAATATGTGATACTAtaattatctcttttttttgtttgtttgtttgtttttgtttctataaGACACTTGAAACACTTGTTGGTCCATTAAAGGTGTTAAAAGGCCCACCTAAATAATTTGAGTCTCCACATTTCAACTATATTCAAAAGTGGCTTAATTTTACCCATATGAAGTGAGATATATAATCTTAAGACTAATGAAATTAAACTTTAGAACGTTGTACATTTTTCTATCTGTATTACAGAAAACGCCTTCAAATATAAgttgtaattttaaatgtttctaaataaataacatctgaTTATAACTCTAATTAATTAGGCAAGTTGCCTGTCAAAGGAGCTATaaaataaggttttattttacttttttttttttttttttgtcatataaGTAATTTAATTCTTTTACCACAACACTTTTTGTAAGGATAGACAATTCAAGTTTTTTCAATTGTTTAAAGTGAAAGGAGTAAGAAGCTGAATTCAGCTTGCAATCATCCTTAGAGAGAATAGAtgtgaacaaaatgaaatggataaaaatattttatattgtcaCAGAAGATTCATGTTTATTCCTAAATTTTCACATCTTATCACggtctttttcatttcagcagaataaataaaaaattaatgcaGAACAAATGTGAAATTGATGAGGGATGCTTTAGATACCTTACCCTTATAAACTACACTGTATGGATTACACCCCTTTGAAAGGATTCCCTTCAAAGGGAACTTGCAGGAACAACACTGCTGCCCCACGTTTCTTTAGGAAACTGAGATGAAATTGCATCAGTATCCAcaagggtttgttttttccatatgaGCAGTATATTAATACAACTGAAATCTCATCTCATTTCTAAACTTTGATATAAGATCTTCTTGCTTCTGTCCTAGCCATCATGAAAAAAGTGGAGAACCCAGAAAGCACAATAGACAAgactaagcaaaaaaaaaaaaaaaaaaaaaaaaaaaaaagcaaaaaccaccaccaccaaaaaaacccaAGTTAGTAAACTTGCATAAGAACTTTGAGTAGATCTTCGCGCACAACTCATCCAGCTAAAGACAGACTCAAATAgcagaaaattacttttgagATGTAACAGGCAATGGTTATATACTTCCTGAGAGGCAAAACTTTTGGCAAGATGGACCAAAATGTAAACACCACACTTTTCATGCTTATTGAATTGGCAAGAGatgttttagcttttttatataaattttgtcCGCACTTGTCAATAGTTAGTTTCCAACCACAAACAAGGCACAGCTGCAAGGCAGTGGAAGAAGTCTCCTCCATTTCATCTTGTAAACACACTTTTAGGACAATTAGACCGAAACCAAAAGCCCGTCTGCTTTAGAAATGGCACTTCTGCACAGGGAGATTTAGCCAGCTTTTACGAGTTAGAGAATGGCATCCCCAGAGTTAAAACAAATTCATCAGTATTTGTTACTAGCACTGTATGTTTGTGATGTTCTACACCTTGAAGTGTAGGGGGCTGTTTCTTTGGCATCCAGTCCTTGAAAGTGAAGAAACAACCCAGAAATGTAAAGCAGAGCTTCATGATAAATATAAACAGGGAAGGGTTACATCACCGGGCAGTCTTGGGCATGTGTTGCAGTAAATgtggatgaaaataaaaaacataccACAGAGAAGTAAGTGTATTTCCATATATTTCCACAGGTGATAATTTTGCATTGGGGTTACTTATTTTCAAGTTAATTAGAActatattttacaattttaaaatgcatatttcataacaaaccaaaaagaagtTCTGCATTTTAATACTTTCATAGAAGATAGCAAATCAAAGACAAACAAAGCACCATGGCCctccccttaaaaaaaaaaaaagcttgaaagaaagcattttatccTGGATATCATCGACTAATGCAGAacaatatttgtttaaaaaataaacatctcatagttacaaaaataatcaaCATAATGCAATCATCTTAAAGGTGGATACCTACTACTGGTGCTTAAAGCTTCAGCATacagatgcaaaatgaaattagcAGTACTTGGGTTTTGTGGCTGTTGATCAAAACCTGATAACAGTCACCATTTTCATGCAGcactcttggaaaaaaaaagggggcgaGTGAGGCTGTGGGTAACAGATATGAAAAACTGATCATAGTCAAAAGGAAGAACTACACAAAATATAGGAgctgaaaaaggggaaaaacagctaAGGTAtcatccccatcccactggCAGAAGACAacaataacacagaaaaaagccATCTCCCCAAAATATGAAGGGCGTAACAATCAAAATGCATTACTGTTACTGTCTCACAAATTCTTGAGAAGTTCAGTTTAGTTCACGTGGCCTGACACAGTGCTGTTTCAGATGCCTGAGGAATGAGCATACGAAGATGGGAGGTGTGAACAATGCTAACTATTTTCCTCAACTCCAGCCACTGGAAATTTACAGATTCCTTAAATTTCTATGTCCACAATCACAGGGTGCACCCAAAGCCATCTATTCAAAGTGTCACCTCTCATGAAACTGTCCAATTTACTTTTGAAGCCACTCCAGTTTTGTCTTCCAAAAGAAGTTTTGGCAGTAAGTTCTGCaaggtacttttttttatttcattcatccTGTCAGCACATCCCTCCTCCAAACTGATCAATCTCTGTCCACTTACCCTCTCTTCTTCCAGAAGCCATTCCAAGGCCCTTTCCTCTCTacacctttttctcttctgctaaATCTTGGAACAAATTGTCACACAATGTTCAAGATGGGGATTGTATAATGCACCATATTCAAGCCTCCTCTTTTGTCTTCAATCCTTTTCTAAGAGaatttctactttattttattttaagctagCACTGAACAAACGTTTGTAGAAAACCACCCAAAACAAATCCAAGGACCCTTTCCTGAGCAGTGCCACGTAGTCAAGCACCAGTCATTATCCAGGTACAGTTTTTTGCTACAGGAAGAGTTTTTGTACAGAATTCTGTTTTGCCCCCTCCTCATTACTTGGGATGCATCTGCACTGCaagtaatttctcattttaatcaTGCAATCACTCAGTATTTTGAGATGTGTCTACAACAATTCTTAGTGAGCTTCAGGGACCCTCACACCTTTCCTGTGCAGTAAGgcaccaaccatttcctctcCTAATCTAAGTAACAAAATGGTTAATAAGAAGCATCCACTGAATAAGCAAATGAACTAACACCAGCAACAATAATTTCTTGAATTGTtaactgcaaaaataataatgtaattttaactGATTTCAACTCAAGcatgggagagggaaaaataagatctgcaaaacttatttaaaaaaaaaatacacacaaaaaaagtgctGGAAGTTGCATTTTATGTCAACAAATAATGTTCTTTCTATACTTACACTGTTTTGAACTCCCCATACATACAAATGATCAGACTTCATATCAGTTGTCCAGCACAGGTTGCCTTGTGTTCCCTTTTTGTCTACAAGCAGTGGTTTCTTGTCACAAATTCATAGGAACTAGCAAACTGTAACTGTAAACACTGCTAAGCTTTCACAGTTTTAACCCTGCAGTACATCAAGTATTTCACATGAGACTTTAACGCCCAGACAGTGATACTGCAATGCAAACTTCATATACAAAAGCTTCCAGTAATTTTTCCACCTCTGCTTCAGCAAttacaaagcaaatatttgcGGTGTATTGGCACAGATTATAGAAATTCAAAATGAGTTCTAAAAAACTTTCAAAACCGTATGTACTCTGAAGAGCTACTCTACACGTgtgccattttttattttttacattttagcaGCAGGTAACAGTTCTAGCATCCTCCAAATAAttgtaagaagaaaagaataactCAATTTGTTGTGACTTTCACCTAACATACTGTTTTGTACCATGTTTCTGAAAAAGTGTTCAGAAGGTATCTGTCATTTAGGAAGGAAAGGTTCACTTCACATAAATCCTTCCAGGAGACAGAGTTAGATTGACGCAGCACTCAAACCAACCGTTTTACCAACACGACTCTGCACACCCCAGCATTCGATCAGGCAGCCTCAGACGTGACCAGGAGGGGAAACAGCGATACCTGGTCAAATTATGGGCTGCTGGTCACTGCCATCCCCTGCCACGGGGGCTGAAACATCCTCAAACTCTTGGTGTTGGGGGGAGAAGCGGGGATGTGAtaacttttcaaataaagttaGCCACTTCTTGATTCTGTTGTAGGGAAGTAGTTACATAGGGAAACGTTATATATTCTTCAGTCACCTCCTGTTTCTGCAGATTTGTCACCTGTCCATACACAAGGAGTGCATGTTTTAGGCACAGCCTAACTGGTGAATTACTGTGGTGGTTCTTTGTGAAGCATCTGCAACAGGTCTACAAGTCAGCAGTAGAGAGAAACAATCCTGCAGTGGCTACCAGGCTTTATTGGCAGTGTCTGTCTTCAATTTCTGAAAAGCCCTTAATTCCTACACTTTTCCCTGTATTTTGCATGggttttaaatgtcattttgaaaCCTGTTAACATACATTTCTTACaagacactgtttttttttttttttttttttttttgtgggcaAAGCTAACATGAGATGAGAAACACgtacaaacacacacaggcAGTTATTTCCCTATTTGATTAAAAGTTTTTCAACCTCACACCAATTTTTGTCTTGGCTGCCATGTCACATTTAGAGCAATATGATCTACAGTAgccacattttccttctgtagatttctctgtttcttttgttacttTGAGCATCAATCAAATATGTTTACAATGACATTGTTAGGAAGATGGCAGCATTCGTGGTCACATTCCACTGTAATAGGTTATAGACTATGcaattatttttggttttgaatgtCTTTCCTCCTCATAGCATAAGCACACAGGTAAAGAGAAACTTGTAATTCCAACCCCCAAAATGCAATTAATAAGAACACTCTACTGCTGAAAGTGGACAATcagaatgagagaaaacagcatttcttctaCCTCAAGTTTTCTTTGACTGGACACTTTAAGTCATACAAGTGATAATAATGATGTTTGCATACCTTTAAAAGATGTGAACAACAAAATATTAGCTTTGACATCTGCTAGGACTACGCATGTAGAAAACAACAGGCAAAATGTTATTAATGTAATTTGGTAACAAAGCTCTTAAAAAGTCTGATCAAGTTTTGCTACCTCTGAGAAGGAGCTATGTATTTTTATGCATAAGGCATTAAGTAAACTTTCCACTTGCTGTCTtacattgaggaaaaaaaagccctcctTACAACTGAAAAAGgcatttcaaatacatttccaCCCTTATTATTTCACCTGAAATATATAAACTAACACTCCTTGGGTGAAcaaattctttttctcctttatcttGGCATCTAGACAAATTAGAATtgctctcttctccctttccacTTCTGTTTTAGACTCACTTTGGAGTGATATTTCTTCCATCTAATCTAGTCAAAATACTACcgataaacaggaaaaaaacgtGCATATGACTATTCCCATCATTTTAGATGTTATTTAAGAtgtttgaaagaagaaaaaaaaaaaaaaaaagcccaagacCCTCTGATATCATTCCAATGAAGAAATCCCAGCCATATTTCacatatttcctttatttctttttgactcttttaaacaaatctttaaCTTCACATACACTTTTCATGCACTAGGCTTTCCAAAGCttgaaagattttattaaaataggtAAAATTTACTTAAACATTAATACAAGATAGCAAATAAGTAATCAAATTTGACTACTTGTAACTcttcatctttatttaaaaaaaaaaaaaaagagagagagagagagaaaaggaagaagaaaaagaaaaatccaatttGATAACATGTAGGGGCCAGAACGTATAGTAGACTGTGTATTGCTCATGTTCTGACCTTCACATTTCCTCTCCTATTTGTTATACAAGGATGAATAAAAATCACCTATGGAACAATTTTAGGATAACTATTAATTTTACTTCAATTTCCAGTAGCATTCCAGTAGCATTTCCAtcaatttatttccatttccagtaGCATGCACCAAGGTATTTGATGAGGGAAGCAAagaattatttgtatttcttttccttacaaataaatacaaaaacctTCCCCAGGTTACCAACTCCTTTTTGAGGCCACTTAATACTGGGAACATTTCATAAGAAGAGCCCTCTCCTATCTCGTCCCTTGATATTCTCAGAGCTGCAGATTATGATACCAGAGCATGCATTTGAAATGCTCTCAAATTTGAGAGTTAAGTAAGGACATCTCTTGGGGCTCATCTACAGAGGAAAGCTACCACAAAATAGGCTAAGGTTTAAACGTGAAGTATACCCAGCTATTTCACACTAACTCCTGAGGTGAACACATTCTATATTAAGAGCACTTCATTGCAATTTAATCCAATTCCCAAAGTGATCTAAAAAAAGGCTCTCTACATGTGGAATAAGAGTGTCCTAATGTAAGGCTAGCCTAAAATAGATACTG
Proteins encoded in this window:
- the CDYL gene encoding chromodomain Y-like protein isoform X3, which encodes MEALAANGTTNIQTSVTGVTASKRRFIDDRRDQPFDKRLRFSVRQTESAYRYRDIVVRKQDGFTHILLSTKSSENNSLNPEVMKEVQSALNTAAADDSKLVLFSAVGSIFCCGLDFIYFIRRLTDDRKKESTKMAEAIRNFVNTFIQFKKPIIVAVNGPAIGLGASILPLCDVVWANEKAWFQTPYTTFGQSPDGCSSLTFPRIMGLASANEMLFSGRKLTAQEACAKGLVSQVFWPGTFTQEVMVRIKELVTCNSVVLEESKALVRNIMKVDLEQANEKECEVLKKIWGSAQGMDSMLKYLQRKIDEF